The following proteins are co-located in the Deltaproteobacteria bacterium CG2_30_66_27 genome:
- a CDS encoding lactam utilization protein LamB: MDIDLNCDMGEGFGRYDLGMDRESMRYITSANVACGFHASDPGTLHRTVKLAREHHVAIGAHPGFPDLVGFGRREIAASASEIRDDVIYQVGAVLAFCRAEGVPLRHVKPHGALYNLAARDIGVAMAVAEAVRSVDPSLHLVCLCGSKLVAAAKEAGLPYAEEAFADRGYRKDGKLVPRREHGAVLTEPAEVAERVVRMVRDGKVTTVDGVDIPIAPKTICVHGDTPGAVEVLRAIRARLEKERIRFKAFSG; encoded by the coding sequence ATGGACATCGACCTGAACTGCGACATGGGGGAAGGGTTCGGGCGGTACGACCTGGGGATGGACAGGGAGTCCATGCGGTACATTACCTCGGCGAACGTGGCGTGCGGTTTCCACGCCTCCGACCCGGGAACCTTGCACCGCACCGTGAAACTGGCCAGGGAGCATCACGTCGCCATCGGGGCGCACCCTGGCTTCCCGGACCTCGTGGGGTTCGGAAGGCGTGAGATTGCCGCGTCCGCATCGGAGATCCGGGATGACGTGATCTACCAGGTCGGCGCCGTTCTGGCCTTCTGCAGGGCGGAAGGGGTGCCGCTGCGGCACGTCAAGCCCCACGGGGCGCTGTACAACCTCGCGGCCAGGGATATCGGGGTTGCGATGGCGGTGGCGGAGGCGGTGCGCTCGGTCGATCCTTCGCTGCACCTGGTGTGTCTCTGCGGCTCGAAACTGGTGGCTGCGGCAAAGGAGGCGGGGTTGCCGTACGCCGAGGAGGCGTTCGCGGACCGGGGGTACCGGAAAGACGGGAAACTCGTCCCGCGTCGGGAGCACGGTGCGGTCCTCACCGAACCGGCGGAGGTGGCGGAGCGGGTCGTTCGAATGGTTCGTGACGGCAAGGTGACGACCGTCGACGGGGTGGACATCCCCATCGCTCCGAAGACGATCTGTGTCCACGGGGATACGCCCGGTGCCGTGGAGGTGCTCCGGGCGATCCGGGCACGGCTGGAAAAGGAGCGGATCCGCTTCAAGGCGTTCAGCGGATGA
- a CDS encoding EF-P lysine aminoacylase GenX, giving the protein MSWEALRARARILEGVRVFFRDRGFLEVDPPIAQRYPNIDPNIFPVKIADASGKAMRFYLHTSPELAMKKLLAAGSGDIFYLGKVFRDREGSPLHSPEFTMLEWYRVDGDADAVMRDVEELVRTLALSIAGGNIIRRGGREIPVDGPWPRWEMSDAFRELLGVGMAEEKELREALDRRGMRPGADEPWEDLFFRALLDVVEPALGGRGACFLTGYPAALGAMARRRPGRLEVSDRFEGFVAGVELVNGYEELTDPVEQEERLLALAARHRRSTGETLPVDPGFLDALRRGLPPCAGAALGVDRLVMLLLGKDDIADGMYR; this is encoded by the coding sequence CTGTCGTGGGAGGCGTTGCGGGCGCGGGCGCGGATCCTCGAGGGGGTTCGGGTCTTCTTCCGGGATCGGGGCTTCCTCGAGGTGGACCCGCCGATCGCGCAGAGATACCCGAACATCGACCCGAACATCTTCCCTGTGAAGATCGCCGACGCCTCCGGGAAGGCGATGCGGTTCTACCTGCACACCTCCCCCGAACTGGCGATGAAGAAGCTGCTCGCCGCCGGGTCGGGCGACATCTTCTACCTCGGGAAGGTATTCCGCGATCGGGAAGGATCGCCCCTCCACTCCCCGGAATTCACGATGCTCGAATGGTACCGGGTGGACGGCGACGCGGATGCCGTGATGCGGGACGTGGAGGAGCTGGTCCGGACGCTGGCTCTCTCGATCGCGGGCGGAAACATTATTCGCCGCGGGGGCAGGGAGATCCCGGTCGACGGGCCGTGGCCCCGGTGGGAGATGAGCGACGCGTTCCGGGAACTTCTCGGTGTCGGCATGGCGGAAGAGAAGGAGTTGCGCGAAGCGCTCGACCGCAGGGGGATGCGCCCGGGAGCGGACGAACCGTGGGAGGACCTCTTCTTCCGGGCCCTCCTCGACGTCGTGGAGCCGGCGCTCGGCGGTCGCGGCGCCTGCTTCCTGACCGGGTACCCCGCGGCCCTCGGCGCGATGGCCCGCCGCCGCCCCGGCCGCCTCGAGGTGTCGGACCGGTTCGAGGGGTTCGTGGCCGGCGTCGAGCTCGTCAACGGGTACGAGGAGCTGACCGACCCGGTGGAGCAGGAGGAACGCCTGCTGGCGCTGGCCGCCCGCCACCGGCGATCGACCGGCGAGACACTTCCCGTGGACCCGGGGTTCCTCGACGCACTTCGCCGCGGTCTCCCCCCCTGCGCGGGGGCCGCGCTGGGGGTCGACCGGCTCGTCATGCTCCTGTTGGGGAAGGACGACATCGCGGACGGGATGTACCGGTGA
- the livF gene encoding branched-chain amino acid ABC transporter ATP-binding protein (with LivGHMJ and LivGHMK is part of the high-affinity branched-chain amino acid transport system; LivFGHMK is specific for the transport of leucine, while LivFGHMJ is a transporter for leucine, isoleucine, and valine): MLRIERIAVDYGGVPAIHDVSLNVPEGTIVAVVGANGAGKTTLLKTVAGLLHPSRGTITFQGKEIHRTPAHEVLKMGIALVPEGRKLFGKMSVRRNLDMGAYTRTDRAEVERNLERVFRFFPRLKERLSQQAGTLSGGEMQMLAIGRAMMSNPRLLMLDEPSLGIAPNLVDRIFEVITGINAAEKLTILLVEQNVVESLSLAHAGYVIQTGRTVLSGKAKELLDSDMVRKAYLGM, encoded by the coding sequence GTGCTTCGCATTGAGCGGATCGCCGTCGATTACGGCGGCGTCCCGGCCATTCACGACGTGTCCCTGAACGTTCCGGAGGGGACGATCGTCGCGGTGGTGGGTGCCAACGGGGCGGGAAAGACCACGTTGCTCAAGACCGTGGCGGGGCTGCTTCACCCGTCCCGCGGAACGATCACCTTCCAGGGGAAGGAGATCCATCGGACCCCGGCGCACGAGGTGTTGAAGATGGGGATCGCGCTGGTACCCGAGGGGCGCAAGCTCTTCGGGAAGATGTCCGTGCGGCGCAACCTCGACATGGGGGCGTACACCCGGACCGACCGGGCGGAGGTCGAGCGGAACCTCGAGCGGGTCTTCCGGTTCTTCCCGCGCCTCAAGGAGCGCCTTTCGCAGCAGGCGGGGACGCTTTCCGGCGGAGAAATGCAGATGCTGGCCATCGGGCGGGCGATGATGTCGAACCCGCGGCTGCTGATGCTGGACGAGCCGTCCCTCGGGATTGCGCCGAACCTGGTGGACCGGATCTTCGAGGTGATCACCGGGATCAACGCGGCGGAGAAGCTTACGATCCTGCTGGTGGAGCAGAACGTGGTGGAGTCCCTCTCCCTGGCTCACGCCGGCTATGTCATCCAGACCGGTCGCACCGTGCTCTCCGGGAAAGCGAAGGAGCTGCTCGACTCCGATATGGTGCGGAAGGCGTACCTCGGGATGTAG
- a CDS encoding branched-chain amino acid ABC transporter substrate-binding protein yields MAMKKTWRMLYVTLGVFLWVSAFPAAGARAADQVRIGAIYPMTGPAASTGAEMTDAITLAVDIINGKYDLDLPLARTKGLPNLKGATIKVIFADHQGKPDIGQAEAERMITTEKVAALMGCYYSSVTTTASIAAERHKIPFLNPESTDPKLTERGFRYFFRTTPFDDPFAENFFQFLNDMKKQKKVKVDSVAIVHENTSFGMGVAVAEKKYAGKYGYKVAADIMYAEKGTSFVSEVQKLRASGADVVMPASYTADAILYMKTFKDLRYMPQAILAMDAGYIAEDYRKTLGKDGEYVLSREVWALDLAKKKPMIAKVNEIYKKRFGRDMNGNSARSFTGMMVLADAINRAGSTNPEKIRETLEKYILSGDKMIMPWDGVAFDAKTHQNTKGRGIIVQLIDGQFHTVWPFELASRDVIWPIPAWDKR; encoded by the coding sequence ATGGCAATGAAGAAGACGTGGCGCATGTTGTACGTGACCTTGGGTGTTTTTCTTTGGGTTTCGGCGTTTCCGGCCGCCGGCGCACGGGCGGCGGACCAGGTGCGGATCGGGGCGATCTATCCCATGACCGGACCTGCGGCGTCCACGGGCGCCGAGATGACGGACGCGATTACCCTGGCGGTCGACATCATCAACGGCAAGTACGACCTTGACCTGCCGCTTGCCCGCACGAAAGGGTTGCCGAACCTGAAGGGCGCCACGATCAAGGTGATCTTCGCCGACCACCAGGGGAAGCCGGATATCGGCCAGGCGGAAGCGGAGCGGATGATCACTACCGAGAAAGTCGCGGCCTTGATGGGCTGCTACTACAGTTCGGTGACCACGACGGCCTCCATCGCGGCGGAGCGGCACAAGATCCCCTTCCTGAACCCCGAATCCACCGACCCCAAGCTCACCGAGCGCGGGTTCCGGTACTTCTTCCGAACCACCCCCTTCGACGATCCCTTCGCGGAGAATTTCTTCCAGTTCCTCAATGACATGAAAAAGCAGAAGAAGGTAAAAGTCGACTCGGTGGCGATCGTCCACGAAAACACCAGCTTCGGAATGGGCGTGGCAGTCGCGGAGAAGAAGTATGCCGGAAAATACGGCTATAAAGTCGCCGCGGACATCATGTATGCGGAAAAGGGAACGAGCTTCGTCTCCGAAGTGCAGAAGCTGAGGGCCTCGGGAGCGGATGTCGTCATGCCCGCCTCCTACACGGCGGACGCCATCCTTTACATGAAGACGTTCAAGGATCTCCGTTACATGCCCCAGGCGATCCTCGCCATGGATGCCGGGTACATCGCCGAAGATTACAGGAAGACGTTGGGGAAGGACGGTGAGTATGTATTGTCCCGCGAGGTTTGGGCTTTGGACCTCGCCAAGAAGAAGCCGATGATCGCCAAGGTGAACGAGATTTACAAGAAACGGTTCGGGCGCGACATGAACGGCAACTCGGCCCGCTCCTTCACGGGAATGATGGTGCTGGCCGACGCGATCAACCGGGCGGGCTCCACGAACCCCGAGAAGATCCGCGAGACGCTGGAGAAGTACATCCTGTCCGGAGACAAGATGATCATGCCCTGGGATGGCGTGGCGTTCGACGCGAAGACGCACCAGAACACGAAAGGCAGGGGGATCATCGTGCAGCTCATCGACGGTCAGTTCCACACCGTCTGGCCGTTCGAACTCGCGTCGCGCGACGTGATCTGGCCGATCCCCGCCTGGGACAAGCGGTAG
- a CDS encoding allophanate hydrolase, translating into MLVAGEQGLVVEFGNAIDPAVNARVHRLARALAARGLEGVIETVPTYRSLLVLFDPLALPRERLASEVEGLLAFPAGEEASGAGGNTVELPVLYGGEFGPDLAFVARHNGLSAEEVIAIHSSCDYLVYMLGFTPGFPYLGGMSSRLAAPRLSSPRGKVPSGSVGIAGSQTGVYPVESPGGWQLIGRTPLRLFDLEADRPFLLAPGDVVRFRPVAEEEYWAYLQVEEFREFERRGR; encoded by the coding sequence ATGCTCGTTGCAGGGGAGCAAGGTCTCGTCGTCGAATTCGGGAACGCGATCGACCCGGCGGTCAACGCCCGGGTCCACCGGCTGGCCCGCGCGCTGGCCGCGCGCGGTCTGGAGGGCGTCATCGAGACCGTCCCCACCTACCGATCCCTCCTCGTACTGTTCGACCCCCTGGCTCTGCCGCGGGAGCGGCTTGCATCGGAAGTCGAGGGGCTTCTCGCGTTCCCCGCGGGCGAGGAGGCGTCCGGCGCGGGCGGAAACACGGTGGAACTGCCTGTCCTGTACGGCGGGGAGTTCGGCCCCGACCTCGCCTTCGTCGCGCGGCACAACGGGCTCTCCGCCGAGGAGGTGATCGCGATCCACTCCTCCTGCGACTACCTTGTATATATGCTCGGTTTCACCCCCGGGTTCCCTTACCTTGGCGGGATGTCTTCCCGGCTTGCGGCTCCGCGCCTGTCATCCCCCCGGGGAAAGGTGCCCTCCGGGTCCGTGGGGATAGCGGGGAGCCAGACCGGGGTATACCCCGTGGAGAGTCCGGGGGGGTGGCAGCTGATCGGGCGGACGCCGTTACGCCTCTTCGACCTGGAGGCGGACCGGCCGTTTCTCCTCGCCCCGGGGGACGTCGTCCGGTTCCGGCCGGTGGCCGAGGAGGAGTATTGGGCGTACCTCCAGGTAGAGGAATTCCGGGAGTTCGAGCGGAGGGGGCGGTGA
- a CDS encoding amino acid ABC transporter permease: protein MFLPELAQSLLSGVLMGLIFALVAVGLTLIWGIMDVVNFAHGDFLMAGMYVSFWMYSLWGVDPLLSLPVSGALLFVLGVVVYQLIIRRILGAPMLIQIFATFGLMILMRYVAFYFFTPDYRTIQQTFLSGNIDLHGVYLPIPQLAAAAGAFLTTGAVYVLIHKTRMGGALQATAEDREAAALMGIDTDRMFTLAWGIGAATAGIAGSLLSTFFYIFPEVGGIFGLIAFVAVTLGGFGNVAGAFVAGILIGVIEALAGHFYDPALKTVFVYALFLGVLFFRPQGLLGVK from the coding sequence ATGTTTCTGCCGGAACTGGCCCAGTCGCTCTTGAGCGGAGTCCTGATGGGTCTCATCTTCGCTCTCGTGGCGGTGGGACTCACCCTCATCTGGGGGATCATGGACGTCGTCAACTTCGCCCACGGCGATTTCCTGATGGCGGGGATGTACGTCTCCTTCTGGATGTACTCCCTGTGGGGGGTCGATCCCCTCCTGTCGCTGCCCGTCTCGGGAGCCCTCCTGTTCGTCCTGGGCGTCGTCGTGTACCAATTGATCATCCGGCGGATCCTGGGCGCCCCGATGCTCATCCAGATCTTCGCGACCTTCGGCCTCATGATCCTGATGCGCTACGTGGCGTTTTACTTTTTCACACCCGACTACCGTACCATCCAGCAGACGTTTCTCTCGGGGAACATCGATCTTCACGGAGTCTATCTCCCCATTCCTCAGCTTGCCGCCGCCGCGGGCGCTTTCCTTACCACGGGGGCCGTCTACGTGCTGATCCACAAGACCCGCATGGGGGGGGCGCTGCAGGCCACGGCGGAGGACCGGGAAGCGGCGGCGCTCATGGGGATCGACACGGACAGGATGTTCACGCTCGCCTGGGGGATCGGGGCGGCCACGGCGGGAATCGCGGGGTCGCTCCTGTCCACCTTCTTCTACATCTTCCCGGAGGTCGGCGGAATCTTCGGTCTGATCGCCTTCGTCGCCGTGACGCTCGGCGGCTTCGGGAACGTGGCGGGCGCCTTTGTCGCTGGCATCCTCATCGGTGTCATCGAAGCGTTGGCGGGGCATTTCTATGACCCGGCGCTCAAGACGGTGTTCGTTTATGCCCTGTTCCTCGGAGTCCTTTTTTTCCGCCCCCAGGGACTCCTCGGAGTGAAGTAG
- a CDS encoding multidrug transporter has product MKRMKTVLRLSLGVFLFLCGCSMAPKYTRPEAPVPAAWPSGPAYDNARFPSGAPAAAGLDWREFFTDERLRKVIEAALRNNRDLRVAALNVEKARAYYGIQRAGLLPTVDATGRGRKERVPSSTFGGARGSLLIERYDVNLGVSSWEIDFFGRIRSLKDAALQEYLATGQARRGAQILLVSGVADAYLTLAADRENLRLAQSTMDTRQAAYNLIRRRFDAGLSTGLDLRQAQTRVDAARVDTALYSRLAAQDENALTLLVGSKVPAGLLPDNLTLVSPAREISPGLSSEVLLLRPDILQAENLLKAANADIGAARAALFPRISLTTAFGTASGELSGLFQSGSEAWNFTPQIIVPIFDARAWSALEAIKVERKIAVARYEKVLQTAFREVADALAVRGTVEDQMSAQESLVEAASETYRLSNARYTKGIDSFLGVLDAQRSLYAAQQGLVSLRLAKFANQVTLYAVLGGGGDQAVPR; this is encoded by the coding sequence ATGAAAAGGATGAAGACGGTCCTGCGCCTCTCTCTGGGAGTGTTTCTTTTTCTGTGCGGTTGCTCCATGGCGCCGAAATACACGCGCCCCGAAGCCCCGGTCCCCGCCGCCTGGCCGAGCGGTCCCGCCTACGATAATGCGCGGTTCCCGTCCGGCGCGCCGGCGGCGGCCGGGCTCGACTGGAGGGAGTTTTTCACCGACGAGCGGCTTCGGAAGGTGATCGAAGCGGCGTTGCGGAACAACCGCGACCTTCGGGTCGCCGCCCTGAACGTGGAAAAGGCGCGAGCGTACTACGGCATCCAGCGGGCCGGGCTTCTTCCGACGGTCGATGCGACGGGCCGCGGGAGGAAGGAGCGCGTCCCCTCCTCGACGTTCGGGGGCGCCAGAGGATCGCTCCTGATCGAACGATACGATGTCAATCTGGGCGTCAGCTCCTGGGAGATCGACTTCTTCGGCCGCATCCGGAGCTTGAAAGATGCCGCGCTGCAGGAGTACCTCGCCACCGGGCAGGCCCGCCGCGGCGCGCAGATCCTGCTGGTGTCCGGAGTCGCCGACGCGTACCTGACCTTGGCCGCGGACCGGGAAAACCTCAGACTCGCCCAATCCACCATGGATACCCGGCAGGCCGCCTACAATTTGATCCGGAGGCGTTTCGACGCCGGGCTCTCGACCGGACTGGATCTTCGGCAGGCGCAGACGCGAGTCGACGCGGCCCGTGTGGATACGGCCCTCTACTCCCGGTTGGCGGCCCAGGACGAAAACGCCTTGACCCTTCTGGTAGGATCGAAGGTGCCGGCCGGGCTGTTGCCGGACAACCTGACCCTCGTAAGCCCTGCCCGGGAGATCTCTCCCGGATTGTCGTCCGAGGTGCTCCTTCTCCGCCCGGACATCCTGCAGGCGGAAAACCTGCTCAAGGCCGCCAACGCCGATATCGGAGCGGCCCGCGCGGCCCTCTTTCCCCGCATCTCCCTGACGACCGCCTTCGGGACGGCGAGCGGCGAGCTGTCGGGGCTGTTCCAATCCGGTTCGGAAGCCTGGAACTTCACGCCGCAGATCATCGTGCCGATCTTCGACGCCCGCGCATGGTCGGCGCTGGAAGCGATCAAGGTGGAACGGAAAATCGCAGTGGCCCGGTACGAGAAGGTCCTCCAGACGGCCTTCAGGGAAGTGGCCGACGCCCTTGCCGTGCGGGGAACAGTCGAGGACCAGATGTCGGCGCAGGAATCCCTGGTCGAAGCCGCATCGGAGACCTATCGTCTCTCCAACGCGCGCTACACGAAGGGAATCGACAGCTTCCTGGGTGTTCTCGACGCGCAGCGCTCGCTCTATGCGGCGCAGCAGGGCCTGGTCTCCCTCCGCCTCGCGAAGTTCGCCAACCAGGTGACGCTGTACGCGGTATTGGGGGGCGGCGGCGATCAGGCCGTGCCGCGATGA
- a CDS encoding multidrug efflux RND transporter permease, which yields MLSKFFLDRPVFAWVIAIILMVAGGLAIYNLPISQYPPIAPPAIAIDSFYPGASAETVEDSVTQIIEQKMTGFEDMLYLSGTSDSAGASRIELTFKAGADPDLAWAKVQNKLQLAMASLPDVVQRSGIVVSKSTRNYLIIAGLISEDGSMDGNDLRDYAQSNLEKVLARVPGVGEVRNFGSQYSMRVWLNPDKLTDYKLTVSDVMQALRAYNVEVSAGQFGGTPAVKGQRLNVSIIVQNLLKTPEEFAAIPVRIHPDGSVVRIRDVGRTELGTEFYDVEAFYNGKPAAALAIRQAPGANALDTADAVKKKMEEMSRYFPPGVKVIYPYDTTPFVRVAINEVVKTLFEAILLVFLVMWLFMGNIRATLIPTIAVPVVLLGAFAVLGLFGFSINMLTMFAMVLAIGLLVDDAIVVVENVERIMSEEGLSPREATAKSMDQITSALIGIGLVLSAVFGPMAFFGGSTGVIYRQFSVTIIASMLLSVLVALILTPVLCASLLKPVSKGNEAAETGIPFLRPFFRRFDRVFFGVRDRYVRLVGHSLARKVRYLVVYVLFVGGIGFLFLRLPTAYLPDEDQGILYSQILMPTGSTLSQTQAVADEVQRHFLEIEKEAVESCLTISGIGFSGRAQNNGMVFTKLRDWKRRKRPDLKAQAVAGRAMAAFSRDRKAMVFAFPPPAVIELGNARGVDFQLLDRGGLGHSALRNARNQLLGMAMRDPRLTKVRPNGMEDVSEYRVDVDWEKAGALGVPITSIHDTIAAVFGSSYVNDFIQGGRVKRVYLQADAPYRMLPKDLEKLYVRNTSGKMVPFASFASTRWTTGSPRLERFNGFPSMSIWGESAPGRSSGEAMRAMEEITAKLPKGIGFDWAGLSYQERMGTAQGPILYAFSILVIFLCVAALYESWTIPLVNLLMLPLGVLGAVAATTLRGFPNDVYFQIGFLTTMGLSTKNAILIIQFIKEQRRHGVELVEATLAAVRIRFRPVIMTSLAFFFGTLPLAIATGAGAGAMNAIGTAVTGGMLSATVIDLVFIPLFFVVISRLFEKKRPRLSPASSSASTDTPEVS from the coding sequence ATGTTGTCGAAGTTCTTCCTGGATCGTCCGGTCTTCGCCTGGGTCATCGCCATCATACTGATGGTTGCGGGCGGACTGGCGATCTACAATCTGCCCATATCGCAGTACCCCCCCATCGCCCCTCCGGCCATCGCCATCGACTCCTTTTATCCGGGAGCCTCGGCGGAGACCGTCGAGGACAGCGTGACGCAGATCATCGAGCAGAAGATGACCGGCTTCGAAGACATGCTGTATCTCTCCGGCACGAGCGATTCCGCCGGCGCCTCCCGCATCGAATTGACCTTCAAGGCGGGCGCCGATCCGGACCTGGCCTGGGCCAAGGTACAGAACAAGCTCCAGCTCGCCATGGCCAGCCTTCCGGACGTGGTCCAGCGCTCGGGGATCGTGGTCAGCAAATCCACGAGGAATTACCTGATCATCGCGGGCCTGATCTCCGAAGACGGCAGCATGGACGGCAACGACCTTCGGGACTACGCCCAGTCCAATCTGGAAAAAGTGCTGGCGCGCGTGCCCGGAGTCGGGGAGGTCAGGAATTTCGGCTCGCAATATTCGATGCGCGTCTGGCTGAACCCCGACAAGCTCACCGATTACAAGCTGACCGTGAGCGACGTGATGCAGGCGCTGCGCGCCTACAACGTGGAGGTCTCCGCCGGTCAGTTCGGCGGGACGCCGGCGGTGAAAGGACAGCGCCTGAACGTTTCCATCATCGTCCAGAACCTGCTCAAGACCCCGGAGGAGTTCGCCGCCATCCCCGTTCGCATCCATCCGGACGGCTCCGTCGTGCGGATCAGGGACGTGGGACGGACGGAACTGGGGACCGAATTCTACGATGTCGAGGCCTTCTACAACGGCAAACCGGCCGCCGCGCTGGCCATCCGCCAGGCGCCCGGCGCCAACGCGCTGGACACCGCCGATGCCGTAAAGAAGAAAATGGAGGAGATGAGCCGCTACTTCCCGCCAGGGGTGAAGGTCATCTACCCGTACGACACGACGCCGTTCGTCCGGGTGGCCATCAACGAGGTGGTCAAGACCCTGTTCGAGGCGATTCTTCTGGTGTTCCTGGTCATGTGGCTGTTCATGGGGAACATCCGGGCCACCCTGATCCCGACCATCGCGGTTCCGGTGGTCCTCCTGGGCGCCTTCGCCGTGCTGGGCCTGTTCGGATTTTCCATCAACATGCTGACCATGTTCGCCATGGTGCTGGCCATCGGCCTGCTGGTGGACGACGCCATCGTGGTGGTGGAAAATGTGGAGCGGATCATGAGCGAGGAGGGGCTCTCGCCCCGGGAAGCCACCGCCAAGTCGATGGACCAGATCACCAGCGCCCTGATCGGCATCGGGCTGGTGCTCTCGGCCGTCTTCGGTCCGATGGCGTTCTTCGGCGGCTCGACCGGCGTCATTTACCGCCAGTTTTCCGTCACGATCATCGCCTCCATGCTCCTGTCGGTGCTGGTGGCGTTGATCCTCACCCCGGTCCTCTGCGCCTCGCTCCTGAAGCCGGTGTCCAAGGGAAACGAGGCGGCGGAAACCGGGATCCCCTTCCTTCGCCCGTTCTTTCGCCGGTTCGACCGCGTCTTTTTCGGGGTCAGGGACCGCTATGTCCGGTTGGTCGGACACTCGCTGGCCAGGAAAGTGCGCTACCTGGTCGTTTACGTTCTGTTCGTCGGCGGAATCGGCTTCCTGTTCCTGCGGTTGCCCACCGCCTATCTGCCCGATGAGGATCAGGGGATCCTTTACTCGCAGATCCTCATGCCGACGGGCAGCACGCTGAGTCAGACACAGGCGGTTGCGGATGAAGTCCAGCGCCACTTTCTGGAGATCGAAAAAGAGGCGGTGGAATCCTGTTTGACGATTTCCGGGATCGGCTTCTCCGGGAGGGCGCAGAACAACGGCATGGTGTTCACCAAGTTGAGGGATTGGAAGCGGCGCAAGCGGCCGGATCTGAAGGCGCAAGCCGTTGCCGGAAGGGCCATGGCGGCTTTTTCGAGGGACCGCAAGGCCATGGTCTTCGCCTTTCCGCCGCCCGCCGTCATCGAGTTGGGCAATGCCCGGGGCGTGGATTTCCAGTTGTTGGATCGTGGAGGCCTCGGTCACTCCGCCCTGAGGAACGCCCGCAACCAGCTCCTCGGCATGGCGATGCGGGACCCGAGGTTGACGAAGGTCCGGCCCAACGGGATGGAAGACGTGTCCGAATACCGGGTCGACGTGGATTGGGAGAAGGCGGGCGCCCTGGGGGTGCCCATCACCTCCATTCACGACACGATCGCGGCGGTCTTCGGCAGTTCCTACGTCAACGACTTCATCCAGGGGGGGCGCGTCAAGCGGGTGTACCTCCAGGCCGACGCCCCGTACCGCATGCTCCCGAAGGACCTGGAAAAACTCTACGTGCGGAACACGTCGGGGAAGATGGTCCCATTCGCCTCGTTCGCATCCACCCGCTGGACGACCGGTTCCCCCCGGCTGGAGCGCTTCAACGGGTTCCCGTCGATGAGCATCTGGGGCGAGTCGGCGCCGGGCAGGAGTTCCGGCGAGGCGATGCGGGCCATGGAAGAGATCACCGCGAAGCTGCCCAAGGGGATCGGCTTCGACTGGGCCGGACTTTCCTACCAGGAGCGGATGGGGACGGCCCAGGGACCGATTCTTTACGCCTTCTCCATCCTGGTGATCTTCCTTTGCGTCGCGGCCTTGTACGAAAGTTGGACCATCCCCCTGGTCAACCTGTTGATGTTGCCGCTGGGGGTACTCGGGGCGGTGGCGGCGACCACTTTGCGAGGATTTCCCAACGACGTGTATTTCCAGATCGGATTCCTTACGACGATGGGACTTTCGACGAAGAACGCCATCCTGATCATCCAGTTCATCAAGGAGCAGCGACGGCATGGAGTGGAACTGGTCGAGGCCACGCTCGCGGCCGTGAGAATACGTTTTCGCCCCGTCATCATGACGTCGCTGGCGTTCTTCTTCGGCACGCTGCCGCTGGCCATCGCCACCGGCGCCGGCGCCGGCGCCATGAACGCCATCGGAACCGCCGTCACCGGCGGGATGCTATCGGCCACGGTAATCGACCTGGTCTTCATCCCGTTGTTCTTCGTCGTCATCTCCCGGCTGTTCGAGAAAAAGCGGCCCCGGCTCTCTCCCGCGTCCTCTTCCGCTTCCACCGACACCCCGGAGGTGAGCTGA
- a CDS encoding ABC transporter ATP-binding protein produces the protein MSLLSISGVSKRFGGLLANDDISFEVGQGEIIGLIGPNGAGKTTLFSCIAGYYPVTSGTIVFDGKRIAGLPPEAICRRGIARTFQIVRVFKEMSVLENVMVGAFLITSSRKEAGRRAREVLGRVGLSAKENAEARNLTVSEQKRVQLARALATRPRLLLLDEVMAGLTPQEISEAVSLVRTIREDGITMIVVEHVMEAVMPISDRVVVLDYGKKIAEGAPNEIVRDELVIKAYLGVKHSASH, from the coding sequence ATGAGCCTGCTCTCCATCTCCGGTGTCTCGAAGCGTTTCGGGGGACTGCTGGCCAACGACGACATCTCCTTCGAGGTCGGGCAGGGAGAGATCATCGGCCTCATCGGCCCCAACGGCGCGGGGAAGACCACCTTGTTCTCGTGCATCGCCGGATATTACCCCGTTACTTCGGGGACGATCGTGTTCGACGGGAAGCGGATCGCCGGCCTGCCGCCGGAGGCGATCTGTCGGCGGGGCATCGCCCGCACCTTCCAGATCGTGCGGGTGTTCAAGGAGATGTCGGTCCTCGAGAACGTGATGGTGGGCGCCTTCCTCATCACCTCTTCGCGGAAGGAGGCGGGTCGTCGGGCCCGGGAGGTTCTCGGGCGAGTGGGGCTGTCGGCGAAGGAGAACGCGGAGGCGCGGAACCTGACCGTCTCCGAGCAGAAGCGGGTCCAGCTCGCGCGGGCCCTTGCGACGCGGCCCAGGCTCCTTCTCCTCGACGAGGTGATGGCGGGGCTTACCCCCCAGGAGATCTCGGAAGCGGTGTCCCTGGTCCGGACGATCCGGGAAGACGGGATCACGATGATCGTGGTCGAGCACGTCATGGAGGCCGTCATGCCGATCTCCGATCGGGTCGTTGTGCTCGACTACGGGAAGAAGATCGCGGAGGGGGCGCCGAACGAAATCGTGCGGGACGAGCTGGTGATCAAGGCGTACCTCGGGGTGAAACACAGTGCTTCGCATTGA